A genomic window from Neoarius graeffei isolate fNeoGra1 chromosome 5, fNeoGra1.pri, whole genome shotgun sequence includes:
- the LOC132886496 gene encoding C-C chemokine receptor type 5-like, with the protein MNNSSKPTTDNYSDYYSLPESPYHYVPQVCNNNNVMDFSQVFLPTVYSIVFIVGFIGNGLVLCVLVKYHKPFNMSDLCLFNLAISDLLFLISLPFWADYAAKSYWAFPEFMCHAVTALYMLGFYGSIFFMILMTVDRYAVIVHTYTSLISKFRSVRAGIALALFVWTLSLAASLPNIIISNVSNVSNVSVCSVTDPGNIWKPFHYIELNILGFIIPLSVMLFCYSRIIPILMTMNSQKKHKAVRLMVVIVTVFFLFWTPYNIVIVLKLLQQLGYMTSHHCNQDMHMAVQWVESITFFHCCLNPIIYAFVGQKFRNLFQKMLKEWFPLCFGHCTTVESKSSERTTSKYSRASMISSIKTKLKV; encoded by the exons ATGAATAACTCCAGCAAGCCAACCA CGGACAACTACTCTGACTATTACAGCCTACCGGAAAGTCCATATCATTACGTGCCCCAGGTCTGCAACAACAACAATGTAATGGATTTTAGCCAAGTCTTCCTCCCTACAGTCTACAGCATTGTCTTCATTGTGGGGTTCATTGGCAATGGCCTGGTGTTGTGTGTCCTGGTCAAGTATCACAAACCATTCAACATGTCAGATCTGTGCCTCTTCAACCTGGCCATTTCAGACCTCCTCTTCCTTATCTCATTGCCTTTCTGGGCCGACTACGCTGCCAAATCTTATTGGGCATTCCCAGAGTTCATGTGCCATGCAGTGACAGCACTCTACATGCTGGGCTTCTATGGAAGTATCTTCTTCATGATCCTCATGACGGTGGACCGCTATGCTGTCATTGTCCACACTTATACCTCCCTCATCTCCAAGTTCCGCTCTGTCAGAGCTGGCATAGCGCTAGCTTTGTTTGTGTGGACACTGAGCTTGGCAGCCTCTCTGCCAAACATAATTATCTCAAACGTGAGTAATGTATCAAATGTATCAGTATGCAGTGTGACAGATCCAGggaacatatggaagccattcCATTACATTGAGCTGAACATCCTTGGTTTTATTATTCCTCTCTCAGTGATGCTGTTCTGCTACTCGCGTATCATCCCCATCTTAATGACCATGAATTCTCAGAAGAAACACAAAGCTGTCAGGCTCATGGTCGTCATAGTCACTGTTTTCTTCCTCTTCTGGACACCCTACAACATTGTCATCGTCCTGAAGCTCCTGCAACAACTGGGCTACATGACCAGCCATCATTGCAATCAGGACATGCACATGGCTGTACAGTGGGTGGAATCCATAACATTCTTTCACTGCTGCCTCAACCCCATAATTTATGCCTTTGTGGGGCAGAAATTCagaaatttatttcaaaagaTGCTGAAAGAGTGGTTTCCTCTTTGCTTTGGCCATTGCACAACAGTTGAAAGCAAGTCGTCAGAGAGGACGACCTCTAAGTACTCACGTGCCTCAATGATTTCCAGCATAAAGACAAAATTAAAAGTGTAA
- the LOC132885826 gene encoding C-C chemokine receptor type 1-like yields the protein MSGHGRLAKSANTPASTSSSMAKDSLGQEPILQAVVSLKEELLVKINEIMEGQTADIKSQVDQLGEELKAGMDSVNGRISALELQFQQVEDAASEQSSIVSTLEQDGYSDYYSLKPDDYKPQVYNNSNVMDFSQVFLPTVYSIVFIVGFIGNGLVLCVLVKYHKSFNMSDLCLFNLAISDLLFLISLPFWADYAANSNWAFPEFMCHAVTALYMLGFYGSIFFMILMTVDRYAVIVHTSTSLIPKHWSVRASIALALFVWTLSLVASLPAISFSKVNTISNVSKCMVEYSKRKMWKSFHYIELNIFGFIIPLSVMLFCYSHIIPILMTMKSQKKHKAVRLMVVLVTVYFLFWTPYNIILMRHNDFQHKDKIKSVTVIVCYPQSLFQK from the exons ATGTCTGGTCATGGCAGACTGGCTAAGTCAGCTAACACTCCAGCTAGCACGAGCTCCTCTATGGCTAAGGACTCATTGGGACAAGAACCAATACTCCAAGCGGTTGTTTCCCTAAAGGAAGAACTCCTGGTGAAAATCAATGAGATAATGGAAGGCCAGACAGCAGACATTAAAAGTCAGGTGGACCAACTCGGGGAGGAATTGAAAGCGGGCATGGACAGTGTTAACGGGAGAATCAGTGCTTTGGAGCTGCAGTTCCAACAAGTTGAAGATGCTGCTAGCGAACAGTCTTCTATAGTCAGTACTCTTGAAC AGGACGGCTACTCTGACTACTACAGCCTAAAGCCAGATGATTACAAGCCCCAGGTCTACAACAACAGCAATGTAATGGATTTTAGCCAAGTCTTCCTCCCTACAGTCTACAGCATTGTCTTCATTGTTGGGTTCATCGGCAATGGCCTGGTGTTGTGTGTCCTGGTCAAGTATCACAAATCATTCAACATGTCAGATCTGTGCCTCTTCAACCTGGCCATTTCAGACCTCCTCTTCCTTATCTCATTGCCTTTCTGGGCCGACTACGCTGCCAACTCTAATTGGGCGTTCCCAGAGTTCATGTGCCATGCAGTGACAGCACTCTACATGCTGGGCTTCTATGGAAGTATCTTCTTCATGATCCTTATGACAGTGGACCGCTATGCCGTCATCGTCCACACCTCTACCTCCCTCATCCCCAAGCACTGGTCTGTCAGAGCTAGCATAGCACTGGCTTTGTTTGTGTGGACACTGAGCTTGGTAGCCTCTCTGCCAGCCATCAGTTTCTCAAAAGTGAATACTATATCAAATGTATCAAAATGCATGGTGGAATATTCAAAAAGGAAAATGTGGAAGTCATTTCATTACATTGAGCTGAACATCTTTGGTTTTATTATTCCTCTCTCAGTGATGCTGTTCTGTTACTCACACATCATCCCCATCTTAATGACCATGAAATCTCAGAAGAAACACAAAGCTGTCAGGCTCATGGTGGTCTTGGTCACTGTTTACTTCCTCTTCTGGACGCCCTACAACATCATACTCATGCGCCACAATGATTTCCAGCACAAAGACAAAATTAAAAGTGTAACTGTTATTGTTTGTTATCCCCAAAGTCTATTTCAGAAATAA